Part of the Salinimonas iocasae genome, TCTGGCTTTATTCCATTTACTGCTGTTACACAGGATAAGCTGGATGATCTTGAGCAGTTCACACAGGAATTCCGTTTCGCCAGTCAGACAACGAAACCGGTAAGCTGGCAGGTTGGCGCGTTCTTCTTTGACTCATCATTCAACGTAACCAGCATCGATGGCTACTACGGTGCCACCACCGTTTTCCACGACAACACGACCTGGGCTGTTTTCGGACAGTCTTCTTATCAGGTGAACGATAAGCTGGAAGTTACCGGTGGTCTTCGTTACACCTATGATGAAAAATCGCTGCGTGTGGGTATGCAGAATGAAAACGGCTTTGCACTGGTAACGGGTGATGCAACTATTCAGGATTATGATCCAATCGACGTTGATGACGGTCAGATGAGCTTTGAGCTAAGCGCCAACTACCGTCTGACTGACGATATGTCTGTTTATTCTCGTTACGCCAACGGTTTCCGCGCCCAGACCATTCAGGGTCGTGATGTGGCGTTTGAGGGTGCTCCTTCGGTTGCTGACGCTGAGACAATCAACTCGTTTGAAGTTGGCTTTAAGTCCGATATGCTGGATCGCACTCTGCGTTTAAATGCTGCGGCGTTCTACTACACTGTTGATGATATGCAGTTCTCAGCAATTGGTGGCGGTAATAACTTTACTGCGCTGGTAAATGCTGACAAAGGTGAAGCTTACGGGTTTGAAATTGATACTCAATGGCTGGCAACAGACGCGCTGACACTGACCGCCGGTTACAGCTACAACCACACAGAAATCAAAGACGACAGTCTGACTGTTTCGCCGTGTGGTACTAACCCGGCATTCGGTTCAACGGGTAACTGTACGGTTCTGGATCCACGTCCTGATGGCTTTAACGCTATTATCGATGGTAACCCGTTCCCGCAGGCTCCTGAGCAAATCTTTACGTTCACTGCGCGTTATTCAATCCCTGCTGGGAATGACGGCGAGTTCTTCGCGTTCACAGACTGGGCGTTCCAGGGTGAAACCAGCATTTTCCTTTACGAATCTGTTGAATTTACCACTGACGATAACTTCGAAGGCGGTTTGCGCATAGGTTATGAGAACTTCAACGATGGCTATTCTGTAGCATTGTTTGGTCGTAATATTACTGATGAGGATAACGTTAAAGGCGCGATCGACTT contains:
- a CDS encoding TonB-dependent receptor codes for the protein MKTHRIASLALAVSAAFSSTVMAQESGTNQQTKTKDSSLEQITVTAQKRTQSIQEVPLSIATLSGEKLDSLFAGGEDILALAVRVPGLYAESSNGRVAPRFYIRGLGNTDFDLAASQPVSIIMDEVVMENVVLKSFPLFDVQQVEVLRGPQGTLFGRNTTAGIVKFDTVKPSQDFEGFAKLGYGSYNTVNLEAAVGGGLTDDLSGRFSVLSQHRDDYIDNGFTGQDDALGGFDERAWRAQLLYEPNSRFSALLNVHGRSLEATASIFRANIFDKGSNDLNENYDRDVVYYDGDIDGNGADNNPQEYDGFGSSLKLTYDFDAVELTSITALETADGFSLGDIDGGAGEGATENSGFIPFTAVTQDKLDDLEQFTQEFRFASQTTKPVSWQVGAFFFDSSFNVTSIDGYYGATTVFHDNTTWAVFGQSSYQVNDKLEVTGGLRYTYDEKSLRVGMQNENGFALVTGDATIQDYDPIDVDDGQMSFELSANYRLTDDMSVYSRYANGFRAQTIQGRDVAFEGAPSVADAETINSFEVGFKSDMLDRTLRLNAAAFYYTVDDMQFSAIGGGNNFTALVNADKGEAYGFEIDTQWLATDALTLTAGYSYNHTEIKDDSLTVSPCGTNPAFGSTGNCTVLDPRPDGFNAIIDGNPFPQAPEQIFTFTARYSIPAGNDGEFFAFTDWAFQGETSIFLYESVEFTTDDNFEGGLRIGYENFNDGYSVALFGRNITDEDNVKGAIDFNNLTGIVNEPRIIGVEVKKTFY